From the Thermodesulfobacteriota bacterium genome, the window GTGATTGTAGAAATTTGATGATTTCGATATGCAAATGCACAATAAGTTATATGTTTTCAGTCGTAGATCAGATTTAGCAGAATTTTTTGACTTCACAAATTATCCTGTTCTTGGATACATTTTAATTACTTTTAACCGTAACTCTTGACAAATAAAAGGAAATTAAATAAAGTGGAGTTCAACTGATGTTCATATAAAATTTGTTAGGGGTTACATTATGAAGAAATCTGACTTAGAAAAAGAACTTGCGTCAAAATTTAATCTTCAATCACTACAGTCTGAAACGATTATTGATACGATCATAGAGTATATGACTAATGTTCTCAAAGATGGGGGGAGAATCGAAATAAGAGGCTTCGGTAGTTTCTTCACTAAAGGGTATAAGACATATACTGGTCGAAATCCCAGGACCGGAGATTCCGTAACAGTTCTACCGAAAAAGCTTCCTCATTTCAGGCCAAGTAAAGAGCTTCTAAAAAAGATCAACAACGAATAGGACAGCTAAGATTTCGAGATTTGATTCTGACTTACCTAAATTTAATCCATTCCCGAAATATGTTATTGGAACAAATAAGATTGGTTAGGTTTATGATTGACAACTATAATCTATTTGATAGGATTTTAAATCATTATGGCAGCACTCCCTATATTGACATACCCTGATCCGAGATTGAGGAGTAAATCCTCTCCTGTAGAGATTATAAGTACGGAAATTAAAAGACTTCTCGATGATATGGCTGAAACTATGTATGATGCCCCAGGTGTGGGACTCGCTGCGCCTCAGGTTGGCGTTAATGTGCGTGCAATAGTAGTTGATATAACAGCTGAAGAGGAGAATTCACCGGGTCTCATCAAACTTATAGACCCGGAGATAATATATTCAGAAGGACAGCAGGTCGGTGAGGAGGGTTGTTTGAGCATTCCAGGATTTGTAAGTCTGGTTAAGAGGAAGGAAAAGGTAAGAGTAAAGGGTCTCAATGAAGAAGGGAAGCACTCTGAAATTGATGCCTCTGGATTATTAGCAAGGGTTTTGCAACATGAAATCGATCACATAGACGGCATTCTTTTTATTGATAGACTCAGCAGGTTAAAGAGAGAATTGTTTAAGAAAAGGATCGACAAGGCATTTGGAAGAAAGGAGACCTACGCGGCTTTTTGAACCTTTCCAGACCTTATACAGCTTGTACATACCCTTATTCTTTTCACCTCACCACTGGAAAGCCGTGCCCTGACTCTTTTTAAATTCACATTCCAGCGTCTTTTGGTTTTGTTATTAGCGTGACTAACATTATGGCCATAAAGCGGCTTCTTTCCGCAACAATCACAAATCTGCGACATCGGTATTTCTTCCTTATTCAAAAAGTGAGTCTAATATACCTATTTATGGGACAAATTCAAGCCGATTAGATTGTTAGGCTATTTCACGTCTGCTTCCTAGACAACAAGTGCCTTTTGTCTTAGAATTAGCAATATGGCCTCAAATTTGTCGCAGGACATAGCACCTTTTTTCGTCATGGATGTATTGGAGAGGGCTAAGGAACTAGAACTCAGAGGCAAAAGGGTAATCCATTTTGAAGTAGGTGAACCCGATATTCCAACTCCAAAAGTCATATGCGACGAAGCCATACATGCCATTGAAAATGGAGATACTAAATACACACCAAGCCTAGGGATTCCTGAGTTAAGGACCGCAATCGTAGAAAGTTACCAAGAAAATTATGGGGTAGAGATTGCACCCGGTCGTGCCGTCATAACAATGGGAAGTTCACCTGCGCTGTTCTTGACTCTGCTTTCGCTTGTTGATCCTGGAGACGATGTGATCATCACCGATCCTCACTATGCATGTTATCCTAAGATCATAAGAATTGCGGGGGCAGTTCCGAAATTATTTAGGATCTATGAGGAAGAGGATTTCCAGATCGATATTCCTGCTCTTAAAAAGATTATTACCGATAATACGAAGGCTATTCTAATTAATTCGCCTTCGAATCCCACGGGTATAGTCTTAGATGAAGAAATAATCAAGGAAATTTCTGAACTTGGCCCCTTTGTTATATCAGACGAAATATACCACGGTCTAGTTTATGGTTCTGAGGCTCATTCAATCTACCAATTTACTGATAAGGCATTCGTCGTTAATGGAATGTCTAAGCTTTATTCAATGACGGGTTGGCGACTTGGATATTTGCTGGCCCCCGAAGAATTTATTCGTCCCATACAAAAGCTACAACAAAACCTCTTTATTTCTCCAAACCCATTTGTGCAAAGGGCGGGGGTTGCGGCATTAAAGCTTGCGAAAGAACATGTTTGGGAGATGGTGCGACTTTTTTCTGAGAGGAGAGAACTTATGATCAGGGGACTTAGGGGGTTAGGGTTTGAGATTAAAGCAGAGCCTAGGGGTGCTTTTTATGTTTTTGTGAATGCGACGAAGCTAAATCATGATTCACATGATTTGGCGTTTGATATTTTGGAGAAAGCCCACGTAGCAGTGACTCCAGGAATAGATTTTGGACTTGGCGGAGAAGGATATTTGAGATTTTCATATGCAACTTCTATTGATTGTATTGAAGAGGGAATCAGGAGGTTGGATAGTTATTTAAGTAATAGACTGGCTAGTGGTTGATTTCTACGCCCCCATCTTCCTGATTATCCAATATTTAATATTAATATAGTAGGTTTAATAGAAGCATATCTACCTATCGACGTTTATTAGGGACTTATTTTTCCGGCTAAAGCATGTAATTTGATGAATGATATTAATTCCTATATAATTTCAGACAATTCCTCCCCGGGATAAGAGTTTTTTTGGAAAAATACACGATGAACAATTGAGGGTTCTGATATTAAATTGATAGTTATGTGATCATGATCTCAGATAAAATTTAAAGGTTTCGTGTGATTATCAAGGTTTAATCTCTAAACATTAGTGTAGGATAAAGCCCATGCTTGTAGCTTTGGAGGTAGGATTTTGAAGGGGAAAAAACTCATAGTAGCAAATTGGAAGATGAACTTGTTGCGAAAAGAGTCTGAAAATTTTGCTCTTAAGTTAGTGGAGCTAATTAAGGATTATACTTCAAACGTTGATGTAGTATTAGTTCCTGCATATACTTTGCTCGACGTTGTCTATGACGTAATTCATAGAACCGATATTCAACTTGGGGCACAGGATGTATTTTGGAAGGACTCGGGCGCATTTACAGGAGAGGTTTCTCCGTATATGCTAAAGGATGTAGGTTGTGATTGGGTGATTATAGGTCATTCAGAGAGAAGGAATATATTGAAAGAAACTGACAGTATGATCCGAGAAAAGATTCATGCGTCATTGAAGGCAGGGCTAAAAGCAATTCTATGTGTTGGTGAAACAGAAGAAGAACGGGCAAAGGGAAAAACTGTAAAAACTGTCGAAGGTCAATTGGTCAGCGGTCTGAAGAATCAGGCCTTGGGCGATATTTCAAGTCTTGC encodes:
- a CDS encoding HU family DNA-binding protein: MKKSDLEKELASKFNLQSLQSETIIDTIIEYMTNVLKDGGRIEIRGFGSFFTKGYKTYTGRNPRTGDSVTVLPKKLPHFRPSKELLKKINNE
- the def gene encoding peptide deformylase, yielding MAALPILTYPDPRLRSKSSPVEIISTEIKRLLDDMAETMYDAPGVGLAAPQVGVNVRAIVVDITAEEENSPGLIKLIDPEIIYSEGQQVGEEGCLSIPGFVSLVKRKEKVRVKGLNEEGKHSEIDASGLLARVLQHEIDHIDGILFIDRLSRLKRELFKKRIDKAFGRKETYAAF
- the rpmB gene encoding 50S ribosomal protein L28, yielding MSQICDCCGKKPLYGHNVSHANNKTKRRWNVNLKRVRARLSSGEVKRIRVCTSCIRSGKVQKAA
- a CDS encoding pyridoxal phosphate-dependent aminotransferase, whose translation is MASNLSQDIAPFFVMDVLERAKELELRGKRVIHFEVGEPDIPTPKVICDEAIHAIENGDTKYTPSLGIPELRTAIVESYQENYGVEIAPGRAVITMGSSPALFLTLLSLVDPGDDVIITDPHYACYPKIIRIAGAVPKLFRIYEEEDFQIDIPALKKIITDNTKAILINSPSNPTGIVLDEEIIKEISELGPFVISDEIYHGLVYGSEAHSIYQFTDKAFVVNGMSKLYSMTGWRLGYLLAPEEFIRPIQKLQQNLFISPNPFVQRAGVAALKLAKEHVWEMVRLFSERRELMIRGLRGLGFEIKAEPRGAFYVFVNATKLNHDSHDLAFDILEKAHVAVTPGIDFGLGGEGYLRFSYATSIDCIEEGIRRLDSYLSNRLASG
- the tpiA gene encoding triose-phosphate isomerase; the encoded protein is MKGKKLIVANWKMNLLRKESENFALKLVELIKDYTSNVDVVLVPAYTLLDVVYDVIHRTDIQLGAQDVFWKDSGAFTGEVSPYMLKDVGCDWVIIGHSERRNILKETDSMIREKIHASLKAGLKAILCVGETEEERAKGKTVKTVEGQLVSGLKNQALGDISSLAIAYEPVWAIGTGNNATPEEIGYVHSVIRDLLKDILKVSADKLRILYGGSVTHENIREIIFTENVDGALVGGASLDAYAFSNIVKVSGD